A portion of the Lolium rigidum isolate FL_2022 chromosome 1, APGP_CSIRO_Lrig_0.1, whole genome shotgun sequence genome contains these proteins:
- the LOC124684163 gene encoding uncharacterized protein LOC124684163: MPLPRSKARPAPPRKGSRSKLEREVERLEEVLREETALHAILDHALDHAAVTLADMSYLPAHAQELLATISAMEAGVAKLEEEMVALHFQLIQERNERRLVEYRANQQQRPAAVCSHRAAKSESDVRPPPPPPQVTLSLPPHSLADAASNTKPSRGDKVHPCAAAPALHRQLSSKPLGGGADPSRLSEDIVRCMRNIFISLSDSRRASSSNHSSAAESRQQRSVPSPSGISAFWSLAEPSAISSWVQSPQVDLNQNNSLLASETVFDPYKAREKLSWADIGTYGAASEVSWMSAGKKQLDYAAESLRKFRLLIEQLAEVNPVHLNDDARFAFWINLYNALLMHAYLAYGVPRSDMKLFSLMQKAAYTIGGNSFSAAFIEYVILKMKPPNHRPQMALLLALQKIKAPEEHKKFCISAPEPLLTFALSCGMYSSPAVKIYTASNVREELQDAQRDFIRASVGVSRKGKLLIPKMLHCFARGFVDDNSFPIWISHFLPQQQATFVEHCVSRRRQSLLGTRTFGIIPFDSRFRYLFLPDMGSLN; encoded by the exons ATGCCGCTGCCGCGTAGCAAGGCTAGGCCGGCGCCGCCCAGGAAGGGCAGCAGGTCGAAGCTCGAGCGGGAGGTggagcggctggaggaggtgctGCGGGAGGAGACGGCGCTGCACGCCATCCTCGACCACGCGCTCGACCACGCCGCCGTCACGCTCGCCGACATGTCATACCTCCCCGCCCAC GCCCAGGAGCTGCTCGCCACCATCTCCGCGATGGAGGCCGGCGTCGCCAAGCTCGAGGAGGAGATGGTCGCGCTGCACTTCCAGCTCATCCAGGAGCGCAACGAGCGCCGCCTCGTCGAGTACCGCGCCAACCAGCAGCAGCGGCCCGCCGCCGTCTGCTCCCACCGCGCCGCCAAATCCGAATCCGACGTAcgccctccacctcctcctcctcaagtCACCCTCTCCCTCCCACCGCATTCTCTCGCT GACGCGGCAAGCAATACCAAACCCAGCAGAGGCGACAAGGTCCACCCCTGCGCCGCCGCGCCAGCACTGCACCGGCAGCTCTCGTCCAAAcccctcggcggcggcgcggacccGAGCCGCCTGTCGGAGGACATCGTGCGCTGCATGCGCAACATCTTCATCTCGCTCTCCGACTCCCGCAGGGCCAGCAGCAGCAACCACTCCTCCGCGGCGGAAAGCCGGCAGCAGCGGTCCGTCCCGTCGCCCAGCGGGATCTCCGCCTTCTGGTCCCTCGCCGAGCCCTCCGCCATCTCCTCCTGGGTGCAGAGCCCGCAGGTCGACCTCAACCAGAACAACAGCCTGCTCGCCTCCGAGACGGTCTTCGATCCCTACAAGGCCAGGGAGAAGCTCAGCTGGGCGGACATCGGGACCTATGGCGCCGCCTCTGAGGTCTCCTGGATGTCCGCCGGGAAGAAGCAGCTCGACTACGCTGCAGAGTCGCTACGTAAATTCAG GTTGCTAATTGAGCAGCTGGCAGAAGTAAACCCTGTGCATCTCAATGACGATGCGAGGTTTGCGTTTTGGATCAACTTGTACAACGCATTGTTGATGCAT GCTTATCTTGCTTACGGTGTTCCACGAAGTGATATGAAACTGTTCTCACTAATGCAAAAG GCTGCGTATACGATTGGAGGGAATTCATTCAGTGCAGCATTCATCGAATATGTTATTCTAAAGATGAAACCACCGAATCACAGACCGCAGATG GCTCTGCTTCTTGCTCTTCAGAAGATAAAGGCACCCGAGGAGCACAAAAAGTTCTGCATTTCAGCACCTGAACCACTTCTGACGTTTGCTCTGAGCTGTGGAATGTACTCATCTCCTGCG gtGAAGATATACACAGCCAGCAACGTAAGGGAAGAGCTCCAGGATGCTCAGCGCGATTTTATTAGAGCATCAGTAGGAGTGAGCCGGAAGGGGAAGCTTCTGATCCCTAAAATGCTGCACTGTTTTGCACGAGGATTTGTCGACGACAACAGCTTCCCCATCTGGATATCACATTTTCTGCCTCAGCAGCAGGCTACTTTTGTTGAGCACTGCGTGTCTCGGAGGCGGCAAAGCCTCCTGGGCACCCGGACTTTCGGCATCATTCCGTTTGATTCTCGGTTCCGGTACCTCTTCCTGCCTGATATGGGATCATTAAACTGA
- the LOC124661588 gene encoding uncharacterized protein LOC124661588, which produces MAWLGLAQAPAVVAFALAATILSTPPPGPETFSNIPPTLSGDDKARVRIKHPKSAKALQCVSKCVATCIRGGEGPLNVRKPLVVFKDQFRSRQYCLTECSEICNLIKDGEDGP; this is translated from the exons ATGGCGTGGCTGGGCCTCGCGCaggcgccggcggtggtggcgttCGCGCTGGCGGCCACCATCCTGtccacgccgccgccggggcCGGAGACCTTCTCCAACATCCCGCCCACTCTCTCCG GGGACGACAAGGCGAGGGTCCGGATCAAGCACCCCAAGTCGGCCAAGGCGCTGCAGTGCGTCTCCAAGTGCGTCGCCACCTGCATTCGCGGCGGCGAAGGCCCCCTCAACGTCAGGAAGCCCCTCGTCGTCTTCAAGGACCAGTTCCGCAGCCGCCAGTACTG CCTGACAGAGTGCTCGGAAATCTGCAACCTCATCAAGGACGGCGAGGATGGGCCGTGA